Genomic window (Nymphaea colorata isolate Beijing-Zhang1983 chromosome 1, ASM883128v2, whole genome shotgun sequence):
GGGCATCTAAAAAGTGACAGTATCTAGCAAGCACTTTTTCTTAGCCTTTTTACGCCTCGGATTCCTCTTTAACTAAAATTCTCCTTCAAAAGAACCCATTGCTTCTGACCAAAATTCAACCATGCAATTAAATAAGGACATGCTTTCTAGTACAAGCACATACACTCACAGAAGGTCCACTGGGCTTTCCTACCCTCATTGCTGGCACTCTGCAATTTCATCAGAACCCACCTTCCCTAGCGTAGCGACGCCTGTTTTTGGGGGCAGAATATAGAATACTTGTTGTGATACCAAAAagtatcttttttttccttttaagttataaaattttattaaagaaCACATCCCTAGGAGAGTAGGAAATCTTGgtaccatctctctctctccccctctcccatCCATTTGGGTTTTTTTATACATCCCCCATTTTTCATAGACTTGAAGTGAGTTGAAACCAACGTTGATAATTAGAATAAGTCTCTTCTtcgcttttttattttttgttttttgagttTAAGAGTGATGGCATGAATTTCAATTGGGCTGTCTTCTTGTTGTGTTCACTTGGAGATGATTCTTTCGGGGATGGTCTCATTGGGCTGTGAAGAAAGCTGGCTGATTGGACTTGAGTAACTTTTGGTGTCTTTTTCTTCTGTCTCTTTTGGTTAGCACATGGAGAAATAGCGTCATGTAATTATATTAATCCTTGTGTAATCGGCGATTCAGTAGTATGGTTGCATCATCTGACCTTGCCAGTGTCGTTGTTCAACATAGCTACAGTTGCAGTACATGAATGCCCACGGAAAACTGTGGGCCTtctacacacacgcacacacacagacCTATTATTTTAAAGCATAGAAAACCATTGGTTATGCTTCAAATCAGCTTAGGCAACCATGTGATGAATTGTTACTTTTCAGCTTCTACCAAAAAAGGATTAATCTATAGATCAGGCCATCATTATGCAGGAGGTTCAGAGTGAAGCAATTGATATATGTTCTAGCACGCTCTTCATGCTATCTATGATGCCTTAGACTTCAACTAGAGGAACTGACTAAATTTCGATCTGTAATTCTATCAATTCCTACCATTTAAAAGAGTTCTGAGAGTTCATACGACCTTAGGTTTCACTTCATACAAGcttttcaaaaaagtttcaTAGGTACAGCAACGGCGTTCATGTTTATGAGCTGGATTTTTCACATAATGCCAAGTTAacccttcttttttctccctttcgGTTACGCCAATTTGCCTCCGTCTGTGTGTTTCATTAGTCTCAATAAAGTGCAACTAGCAACTTGTTTTCCAACTGCAAGTACCCCGTTTCTAGGCGCAGGACCTCACGTATTTCATGACGTTGAAGCTGGTTGGATCGCTCATCAAAATGTTTAGGTATAGACCACATTATTATTAAATTTATGAGGAAGATAGACAGTGATATGGGGAAGCAGAATATGAAATGACGATAGCCAGGGATGTATCTATGATTCTATATATTACAGTTGGTGATCTTCAACGCAACATTATTCTATGTGCTACTTTCTCACCGAAAAACGCGGGGATAAATTGTTTATGTTGACAGTCCTCAAGCGTTATTTGACTGTTGATGGTCCCAATCTTCGGAAACGGAAAAAGAGGACTCTTTGTCTATTCTACGCGTTCAAGCAAGAAGGATGTAATTGGATTCATGTACCATCTACTTCccagattttaaaaatgaagaagatattGCATGATCATATCCAATTCTAAGAAATGTAATTTATTTGCAACTTCACCCAAACCATGTTGGTTTGGTTGACTACCATTCGGTATCTTCCATTCAACAAGTTGGTATTTTGAAATTCGACTGCATTAGCTGTATGGGTCAAGTTTCCTGTTAAAGGAAAACtagcaaaacagaaaaagccATGACTTTGATGTGTTGGAAAGAATCGGTAGATTGCATGAATTTAATACCCGAAATGACAGAACAGGGCAATGTGAATGGAGGAATAGCTTTCCTGCCAATATGATGAATTCTTTAggcaacagaagaaaaagaggttTTGCATTCAGTCGAACTGGTGTAAATCGAGGAGACATTTTGACCAAGTTCTAGAACCCAGGAACTGAAAGCAAGTGTGCAGAAATTTTCGGGTTTTTGCATACATGAACACCCAGCTCAAGCTTTGATGCTTATGAGAACAACATTAACACCCAGATGAATCAAGAATCAGGAGCTTCAATAAATTCATTGTTTCTTGTTTCATGTAATAGTCCCTCACGACTTGGCCCCAAAATCGCACAGATCTTTCAATGTTTGAAATGTAATTTGCAACCAAAAGCTGCAGAATCAAGAGTCTGATGTGCCACGATACGTTGAGCTCCAAATGATTATTCCCCGGAGATTCtgggttgaaattttgaattcataCAAGCTCGAAAGCGGATTCCCTTTCTCATAATTCAAGAGCGGTTGGGTTCCAATATACTGGtcaaattttgtggtttattcTAATCCCTGCCTTCCCTCTTTCCCCTGTCTCTTGCTGGGAGATTCCAATTATGCTTTCTTCATCAGGttctttcttcaaaataaaCAGAATTCTGCTTCTTGGTGGTCTACTGCAAGTGTAAGCAAGCACCTAGTCGTCACACATAGCCTTCAGCTATGTACACTTTAAGTTACTGAGCAGGCTGCAGCTAGCAGTTGAACATGCCTCTTCTCCTTGAGACTCTATTTGAGTGCCTAGAGATGGATTAGATTAGCTAGACAATAGCACATCGTGGGTCATCTGTCTTTTCTCCATTGAAAAATCTGTGGTCGATCTAAGGGCTTGCATGGTGGCTAAAAGTTGCTGGAGATCTATTATGTGGATGTCATATATAGCATAGGTTATACTGACCCTGCATCTCTAGGTGGGTGGGTAATGAGAATCAATGGTTATAATGTATCAGCTTGTTATCTATTGCAAAATAAAGTTGGTTTAATCCCtgagattttgaaatttgacGTGAACAACTTATTTGTTGGAGAAAATGACAGAATAGTGCCATTGCATTTGCATTCGCAACTTTATGATGTGATAATTCGCTCCAATTTTATCTTGTGTCCAAACAGCTGCCTATAAGGTGAGGAACCTGCAGTGCTGGACGACGCAGAGTGGCAGCAGAAGCCACAGAGGCGTCCTCTTCCTGCAGAAAGGTGAAGTAGGAAACTATGCCATCAGTTTAAATGGATATATGTGCGTTCAGTTTCTTGAGACTGAAAGTCCATCATTGCCTAGTAATCAGTCATCCTTTGAGGTGAGTTTTTCTCGTAGAAACCTGCAATATGGCTCCATGAACTAATCTCTGTTTCTATTGCTCGTGGCCATGATGAACTGTAATTCGGTAGCGGAAGAGGAAGTAGGGTCACGTAATCAAGCATGCCCGATGCGTGCAGAAGCAAATCCTGCATACCTACCACATGCTTAAAAATATCGCAGGATATTCGATCCTTTCCTCTTGTCAATCAAATATATTATAGAGGACAAACACGTAGCCTACCAGTACTTAATCATGCAGACCCATATCAGCCACATGGCCACTGGCTTTTCTTTCTCCTATTTCCAAAAAGGTGTAGGCGCGACTCCCGACTCCTTTTACTTGTTTACATCATTTGACGCATGATTCTAGCTAAACTATTCTCTTCAAAGACAAACATTAGGTACTCATGAATGCGTGAGAGGTTAGGCAGGTACCAGCACATTTTTAAGTAATTAAAGTTTCAACTAGGggagattttatatatatatatatatatatatatatagagagagagagagagagagagagagagagagagagagaaagagagagatggattgATAGAATGTTTTTTGGGTCTTATTTTAAATGGTTTGAGCTAAAAACATAATCTTTTTATGCTTCTTCAAGCAAGGATCCAATCTCGAGCACCGATCTTGCCTCATGTTTATTAAGCTTTTTCGTGATAttaatttcttaaaacaaagtGGTTGCAGGTCACTCGAGTTTTAGCCTTCCACGCACCATCCCATTTATTAAAATGGGTTTCTGCCCGTAAACTAAAGCAACGACGTCAAAATTGTATGCAGGTAACATTTTTAATTGTTCAAGAAAAAGATATGCGAGTATGAAATTCTTAATTTCATATTCAAGAATAAATACAGAAACGTCAAACAGAGAGTGAAGATATAAGAACATGCCTCGTGCCTTCACTAACCATTCTTCGCCTTCATAATCTATCTTGAAAAAGATTTAGGATCTCATTAGATGGattatcatgtttttcaaaGTAGTGTTGAAATGATTTATCGTTTATTTGGTCAGTAGGTTGGACCAAGTCCATCAATCAATAGGTTGAATATGTAGCCACACTCATCATTTACCAAGGCCGTGAAAGGCAAAGATAGTTAAATATACATGCCAACCACTTATATGAGTTGAGAAGTACACAATCGCAAACGAACTTGAACATTTTATCCATGCGCAGATTAGGGCAAATTATAGTGAATGATCATGTCTCacataaaaattattaaaatttgcCAGTTAGTTATTGCAGTGACTTTTTATTATAGCAAACAATATGTGCAGTATTAGTCAAACCATGTCAATTAAATTTTTACAAAGGCTGCTAGTTATTGCAGTGAATTTCTATTATAGCAAACATCTAGTTAGGTTGCGTTTGTTTATGCAACTTTGCTAACCGGATGTTAAATTCATGTCAGGAATGGAATGGTTTGTCACTCTCTTCGAAAGACGGAGCACCAACCGATGGGCCTCAACGCGAGTTGGACCATGACATCCTGTCATCAATTACTGGTATTATACTCATGGAGGCATTAGCAGGATGAAGGAGCAAATGGGACATCAGGATTTGCTGTATCATTTTTGTTGGTCTCTACATCAGAATGGTCATCCTTGCACGGGGACAGGATCTTCGTCGTGGATTACTTTTGCAACACTGTAGCTCTGTTCTATTTCTTAACAAAAAAGTCATACCCCGAATATATCAGGACGAGCTAGCCTTATGCCGCACACAAAAAACCATGACACAGTCGAGCAAGGAAAGAAATATGAGATGATGCAACATCTAATAAAATTGGTAGCAACACCATATTGATgccaaaaaaaagtttacagGATTGCCACGGTTCTGCAAAAGGCAATACAATGGCTGTAAACATACTCAAATTCAGCTTGATTTAATTCACTCCAGTGAATGAAGGAGAGAACTTTATCGACTCTGGAAACAATATACAAATATACGACAAATATGACTTCCTAAATTCATCTGACTGACTTATTATGAAAAGAATCACGGATATTTACATAGTTCCTTTCAAGAACAATTCCAAAGACTCCAAAAGGGAAGAAGCAAACCAGGAAAAGAACACTCCCAAGACtcaaaaaaagaagagcaaatgACAAATCTGCACAGAAGAAGGCTACTTGGGGTTGGTCACTACAAGATCATAATCCCGATAATTCACCTATTGAGAAATCATGGCTTGACTTTGGACTGTAGAGTATCTCACACGGCCTATCATTAAGGCTATCCTTTAATATTGTAATCTGGCCCTCCTTGAGTAATATTTCTTCATCAAGCGCTTCAATCTTTTTGCGCAAAGTATCCAACTCATAATTTTGTAACATATTCTTTTCACTGTATTCTTTCACTTGTTCCCACATTagatctctctcttttgataCCTGACTCAGTATTCCCTTCAACGCTGCAAGCTCTTTCTGGCAATTTTGTGCTTCCATTTCAAGCTTGTTTACTGTTTCATTCTTTCTGCCAACCTGCCCATGATTTGTAGCTcagaaatgaaatgaatgacatttttttggATGTAACATGAAGACataatttgagagaaaaaggAGTAAAGACAATGGTCACAGAAAAGGATTATGAGACAGCAATTTTACACTTCATGTGATGCTAAAATGGTGACCCATTTCCCTTCTGCTACTGAAAACAAATGAGCATCCATCCAAATAAATATGGATAAATTTAATGGTCAAGATGAAACATGTACCTCAAGTTCAAGGTCCTTTACTTTATGGGTTAGGCAGGACAAGGAATCCTGAGTTCTCTGAATCTCTGACTTCAGTATGTCATGAAGTCTCACTGATGAAGCAAGCTCTGTTTGAAGATGTTCTAACTCGACCTCCTTTGACCACAACTTTTCTCTCAGTACTCTGGCCACTAGAACTTCTGCTTCTAGCTCAAAGCAGGTATTCACCTAAATAACCAAGGAAAACAATATTAACAAAGTTAAGGGGAAAAAGTAACTCCCATCAACTTAAAAGCCCTTATACATGGTTGATGAAAGCAAGAATGAGCAATTAAGCCCTTATACATAGTTGACACGGACATGGTTGGGATTCATATATGGATAGGCCCTAAATTCAGTAGCTTATATTCCATACAGTCCTGTAGAACCACACATCATTTACATGGATGTTGACAACAGTCCACATGGTTTATgtaataaaggaaagaaaaaaataagaaaaagatgcTTAACATTTGGccaaaataacaaatcatgctttgaaaaataacaaaaaggcgctcaacttttgaaataaattctcAAATAGCAGCCTACTAAAAGAAAAcgttaattttttatattaaaataataaaaaatgcacCTCGTAAAACCACTCTTCTTTGGTTGAAGAAAGATATTTTTGTTCACAagagggtatttttgtcattttatgcccaaaattaattttttcttttaataggCAGCTCTCTGAGAATTTCTCTCAAGAGTTGGACATCTATTTCTTAACTTTCAAAAGTTGGGCGATGATCCATTATTTGTCCAAAGGTTAAGCgcttttttaaactttttttctaaACCAAATTATGTCAATACATTTAAGTTGTTGAGCATGTTTACTTTGTTGCTATTATAATGCTGTGGTCCACAGAAGTTCCTTCATTTCAAGAGTTCTTATTATATGCACATCTGGTCACATCGGCGGATGGACTTTAGAGAAAGGACAGAAGTTATGAGCAGCACCAATTGATGTAGGCATGTCAAGCACATCCTCATATGGCAAGGGAAATATACAGTGTTATTCATTATGCATACAGTGAAAAATAGGAAATAACATCTTAATGGTGCTTGCGTGATCTCATCATCAGAGATAGTTCTACTGAATATTTTCTATGTTCCATCCTTTTTTGCCATTTCCCTGTATGATATAACCTATGCTAATCATTACACATTTGAAAAAAGGATGCAACTACCAACTTCACACACATTGCTACTCAAAAAATTCAGTTAGCAAATGGACTAACAAagccaaaacaaacaaaagaattgaaaaaaggAACTTCCGTTACCTGCAACTTGTGCAGCTTGAGCCCTCGTTTGGGTTCATTTTCATCAACATTTGACAATTGACTTTGACAATCTCCAGTTACAAGGTTGAACCTCTCATGCAAAAATCCAGATGTTATCTGCAGGCTCCTTTTGAAACTCTCGATTTCTTGCTTCAATCTCTGGAGTTTCAGGTCAATTTCAAGGAAAGAATAGCTTGCTAATTGATGATTACCATCTCCTAAAGGTCTGTCTTGCTCGGAATATGAATCGTGTAgctttattttaatataatcCAATAATTCATCACACATCGAACAGCTCTGATCAAGTAGAAACAGCCCTTGGTCCTGCAAGCTCTCAGTCCGAGCATGAAGTTCTTGATCAAGCTTGACAGTTGCAGATCCACCACCATTTCCAGTAGTTTGTAATCTCTCCAGGAGGCCTATGTTCTCCTTTCTGAGCATCTCTATTTCAACTCTTGAGGAGTCCAACTCCTTCCTTAATGTTTGCTCTAGACCTGTCAGTCTCAGTTCTTCCATCTGTAATTTGCACGCATAGTCATCTTTATCAAATGCTGCCTTCCCAATCTCAATGTTCAAATTAAGCCTTAACCCATTTATTGTCTTCTCTTGGTCATTGCAAGTCTTTTGTAGTCTAACCACCACTCTCTGTAGGTCCTTACTCtcaatttcctttttgttatAGTTTCTTCCAATCAAGTCTCTTTCAGCTTCTGTTTCTTTGCATTGTTCCTCCATCTCAATTAGGGATTGCCGAACAGTAGAAACTTCCAGCATTGATTCTTCCAATTTCTTCTTTAAATCACCCAGCTGCAGCTCCTTATTTTCTAGCCTTGCATGGTTGTCTATTTCTTTGCTACTCAAGGAAACAACTTCTCTCTGAAGAGAGACATTTTGCTCTGCCAAATCCCTTACACGCTCTCGaagtctcttctcttcttgtttaaatttttcatgCTTAGACGACCAGTCTCCTGATCTCCTGTCCAATTCCCTTTCCAAGCATGattgaatttcatttttctccttctcaATCTTCCTCACCAGTGCTTCATGCTCTATTTTTGCCATTTCAATTGTATTCTTCATATATTCCCTCTCCATCATCCGCCTCTGCATCTGCTCAACAACTTCAGCAgtcaattttcttctttcactgTTAAGGACCTTTACCATATGGATCAGTTCACCTGACCCCAGTTCTCTACTCTGAACATGTTGCTCAAATTCATCTGAGACATGCGCAAGCCTCTCCTCCGCTGCCTTACACTCTTCCAGCAACTGTTCATCTCTATCATGGAAATTCTCCAATTTTGTTGCTTCAGTTTCCTCCTCTTGTCCTTGGTACACGGGATATGTTTGTTTAGGGCCAACAAGATCATTGGAAGGATAGGACATATGCTCAGAACTGGAGTTGTTCATGTTTGTTCGTGAAATTTGAGAATGATCAAATGACTGCTCATGTCCAGGAACATAAGAGTAAGGTCCTACAAGAGGGTGCTTCTTTAGGCAATTATCACCATCTTCATCCAATGTAGAGGATGTTTCAGCATCAACTTCCTGTAGCTTCAGTCTAGATTTTCTAGGCAACACATTCCATAGCCTCCCATCAACATTCTGTACTAGGTCATGATTAGGGGAACTGCTGGGAAGACTTTCCACTCCGTCTCTGCTTGAAAACGGGAAACCAACATCCCTAAATTCCCGAAACGAATGAGACCTGGAAACCTTTTTGTTATTTCCTGATGAATCTAGGCCTGAAGAAACCTGGCATCTTGGTGGACGTCCCACATTCCTAAAAGGCCTATTCTCTACCAAGACACCATCTTCCCCAGCGCAAGATGTATACTCAAAAGAATCTTGTTTGGGCCTGATATCCCTGTCGTATTGCTCCCCATCGATGTACAGGTCTAGAGTTCCAGTTGACGCATGTGTAAAGCGTGCAGATCTACATCTTACAGGCATAGGAGATGAATAAGGCGAGCTTCCAGCAGATCCAGAATAACTTCTTGATGATGGGTGTCCAGAATCCCTTGCTTCTTGTCCCTGAGAATTTTGTTTCAATTTACTGGATGTCTTGA
Coding sequences:
- the LOC116244800 gene encoding filament-like plant protein 1, with the protein product MRKLFFFRSSQDSSTATNGKVHKEPLKHVGGVIDDISEVKGSQFMKDNAPRQEKQYFNSFDSGESNWSRDTIKSPAGRNHHDDRSNCEVTPERQLKIKTSSKLKQNSQGQEARDSGHPSSRSYSGSAGSSPYSSPMPVRCRSARFTHASTGTLDLYIDGEQYDRDIRPKQDSFEYTSCAGEDGVLVENRPFRNVGRPPRCQVSSGLDSSGNNKKVSRSHSFREFRDVGFPFSSRDGVESLPSSSPNHDLVQNVDGRLWNVLPRKSRLKLQEVDAETSSTLDEDGDNCLKKHPLVGPYSYVPGHEQSFDHSQISRTNMNNSSSEHMSYPSNDLVGPKQTYPVYQGQEEETEATKLENFHDRDEQLLEECKAAEERLAHVSDEFEQHVQSRELGSGELIHMVKVLNSERRKLTAEVVEQMQRRMMEREYMKNTIEMAKIEHEALVRKIEKEKNEIQSCLERELDRRSGDWSSKHEKFKQEEKRLRERVRDLAEQNVSLQREVVSLSSKEIDNHARLENKELQLGDLKKKLEESMLEVSTVRQSLIEMEEQCKETEAERDLIGRNYNKKEIESKDLQRVVVRLQKTCNDQEKTINGLRLNLNIEIGKAAFDKDDYACKLQMEELRLTGLEQTLRKELDSSRVEIEMLRKENIGLLERLQTTGNGGGSATVKLDQELHARTESLQDQGLFLLDQSCSMCDELLDYIKIKLHDSYSEQDRPLGDGNHQLASYSFLEIDLKLQRLKQEIESFKRSLQITSGFLHERFNLVTGDCQSQLSNVDENEPKRGLKLHKLQVNTCFELEAEVLVARVLREKLWSKEVELEHLQTELASSVRLHDILKSEIQRTQDSLSCLTHKVKDLELEVGRKNETVNKLEMEAQNCQKELAALKGILSQVSKERDLMWEQVKEYSEKNMLQNYELDTLRKKIEALDEEILLKEGQITILKDSLNDRPCEILYSPKSSHDFSIGELSGL